Proteins encoded together in one Telopea speciosissima isolate NSW1024214 ecotype Mountain lineage chromosome 6, Tspe_v1, whole genome shotgun sequence window:
- the LOC122664411 gene encoding PH, RCC1 and FYVE domains-containing protein 1-like, with the protein MLEKKLLRRMGEESVTTDRAVEQAIVSLKKGAHLLKFGRKGKPKFCPFRLSTDEKLLIWYSGKEARELRLSAVTNITRGQETVNFQRHPQPEKEPQSFSLVYANGECTLDLICKDKEQADSWFLGLRALISRSNLPKSSSLWSRRGAQTCVNSPVGYSRRKQIVGLLEGSNKVSQVHSLCGSPQSMRERCLSDALSYSSGSFYSSTPRTLSNIQTVTDIEFPHSFYLESDNVNEKKESYTSTECHRNLLNGVSSHAQYFSASDKNDILRDVFLWGEGLGGILGGGVDRYDTSSHAQSDSLLPKLLESTMMLEVRKISLGRKHAGLVTKQGDVYCWGEGSGGKLGHKTNMDVSDPKIVESLNEVHVESISCSEHYTCALTLSGELYTWGDSSHDAGFIGDRRNRSKYFPLRLSGPLDGIHISSVACGEWHMAIVSSSGQLYTFGNGTFGVLGHGNLQSISQPKEVESLKGFRVRLVACGPWHMAAIVDIMVDHFKNDVPCGKLFTWGDGDEGRLGHADLGKKLLPTCVAKLVDHDFVQVSCGTLLTVGLTDTGIVYTMGSKEHGQLGNPQARDKSITIVEGKLKGEFVKQVSSGSYHVAVLTSRKRVYTWGKGANGRLGLGDIGDRNSPTLVEALRDRQVENIACGSSSTSAICLHKFISSSDQSFCNGCRIGFGFTRKKHNCYNCGFLFCRPCSSKKVMNASLAPNKNKPFRVCDPCYQVRNNGLSDRVIKLENPSPRLTLSARKACSDLKVSRGEATLTQGPLCSPKLSSQEEAKCIEGQTLSKPVRNDLPLEPISPFLSMLPRWGQVPIPPLFSRYDRENFPAFHHISGNESPAAPSVHSQKKLHGSKSTCLTAMGVNNGISESEKILADEVEHLRAEVNNLEKQCQMKSKKIYEYQLQIEGTWLIAREEAAKRKDAKEVIRALKARLQVMLGKHSTVREANTFPVLANGADVHLPHTPTCADIPDLAVMDPLLVTNQLPPEVVVPRDRVNGPCSPISSCETLSIMCARDLCNSCTRPVDDSHFAITDSRQTITKTEWVEQDEPGVYITLMSLPSRRNGLKRVRFSRKRYNKKEAEQWWKENQLRVYGKYDIESHISPSTKTMEI; encoded by the exons ATGCTGGAAAAGAAGCTCCTAAGGAGGATGGGTGAAGAATCAGTAACAACAGACAGAGCAGTTGAACAG GCAATTGTTTCACTGAAGAAGGGTGCACATCTTTTGAAGTTTGGTCGGAAAGGAAAGCCAAAATTTTGCCCTTTCAGGCTATCTACG GATGAGAAGCTTTTAATATGGTATTCGGGGAAGGAAGCAAGAGAATTAAGGTTGAGCGCAGTTACAAACATTACCCGTGGGCAGGAAACT GTAAATTTTCAGAGGCACCCTCAACCAGAAAAGGAGCCACAGTCATTTTCACTTGTTTATGCAAATGGTGAATGTACTCTTGATCTG ATATGCAAGGATAAGGAGCAGGCAGACTCTTGGTTTTTAGGCTTAAGAGCCTTGATATCCAGGTCCAACCTCCCTAAATCTTCGAGTTTGTGGAGCCGCCGAGGAGCACAAACCTGTGTCAACAGTCCAGTTGGTTATTCACGGAGAAAGCAAATTGTAGGACTGCTGGAGGGTTCCAACAAAGTTTCTCAG GTGCATAGCTTATGTGGGAGTCCACAGTCAATGAGGGAGAGGTGTCTTTCAGATGCCTTGTCATATTCTTCTGGGAGCTTCTATTCATCCACACCAAGAACTTTGTCAAACATCCAAACTGTAACGGATATTGAATTTCCACATTCATTCTATTTGGAGTCGGATAAtgtgaatgaaaagaaagagtCTTACACCAGCACAGAATGTCATAGAAATCTCCTTAATGGGGTCAGTTCCCATGCTCAATACTTTTCGGCATCAGACAAAAATGATATTCTGAGGGATGTGTTTCTATGGGGTGAAGGGTTAGGAGGAATTTTAGGGGGTGGTGTGGACAGATATGATACATCAAGTCATGCTCAATCTGATTCTTTACTCCCCAAATTATTAGAATCCACAATGATGTTAGAAGTGCGTAAGATTTCCTTAGGAAGAAAACATGCAGGCTTGGTAACCAAACAGGGTGATGTCTATTGCTGGGGAGAGGGGAGTGGGGGAAAACTTGGACACAAAACTAATATGGATGTTTCAGATCCCAAAATTGTTGAATCCCTTAATGAAGTTCATGTGGAATCCATTTCATGCAGTGAACATTACACATGTGCTCTAACACTTTCTGGTGAACTGTATACATGGGGTGACAGTAGTCATGATGCTGGCTTCATTGGGGATAGGAGAAATAGGAGTAAGTATTTCCCACTTAGACTttctggtccattggatggaatACATATATCAAGTGTTGCATGTGGGGAATGGCACATGGCAATTGTTTCTTCCTCTGGGCAATTATATACATTTGGAAATGGGACATTTGGGGTTCTTGGGCATGGGAATCTGCAAAGCATTTCCCAACCGAAAGAGGTTGAATCTCTGAAAGGATTTAGGGTAAGGTTAGTTGCATGTGGGCCATGGCACATGGCTGCTATTGTGGATATCATGGTTGATCATTTCAAGAATGATGTTCCCTGTGGAAAATTATTTACATGGGGTGATGGGGATGAAGGAAGGCTTGGGCATGCTGATCTGGGAAAGAAGCTTCTACCTACCTGTGTTGCAAAACTCGTGGATCATGATTTTGTTCAAGTATCTTGTGGAACATTGCTGACTGTTGGACTCACAGACACTGGTATAGTGTATACCATGGGGAGTAAAGAGCATGGGCAACTGGGGAATCCACAAGCCAGAGATAAATCAATCACAATTGTGGAAGGCAAGCTCAAGGGAGAGTTTGTTAAGCAGGTCTCATCAGGATCATATCACGTAGCAGTCTTGACGTCAAGGAAAAGAGTTTATACATGGGGAAAAGGTGCAAATGGCCGTCTAGGATTAGGGGATATTGGAGATAGAAACTCTCCAACATTAGTGGAGGCCTTGAGAGATAGACAAGTAGAAAATATTGCTTGTGGATCCAGTTCTACATCTGCGATTTGCTTGCACAAATTTATATCTAGTAGTGATCAATCATTTTGTAATGGATGTAGAATCGGATTTGGGTTTACCAGGAAGAAGCATAACTGTTATAACTGTGGCTTTTTGTTCTGCCGTCCATGTAGTAGTAAAAAGGTTATGAATGCATCTTTGGCACCAAATAAAAACAAGCCCTTTAGGGTCTGTGATCCTTGTTACCAAGTGAGGAATAATGGACTTTCAGATAGAGTAATAAAATTAGAGAACCCAAGCCCAAGACTGACTCTGTCTGCACGTAAGGCATGCTCTGACTTGAAAGTAAGCAGGGGAGAAGCAACACTTACACAGGGTCCACTGTGTTCACCCAAACTATCTAGTCAAGAGGAAGCAAAATGCATTGAGGGGCAAACCTTGTCAAAACCAGTTCGAAATGATCTCCCTCTTGAACCTATTTCGCCTTTTTTATCCATGTTGCCAAGATGGGGACAAGTCCCTATACCCCCCTTATTCAGCAGATATGATAGAGAAAATTTTCCAGCATTTCACCATATCTCTGGAAATGAATCACCTGCTGCTCCATCTGTGCACTCACAAAAGAAGCTCCATGGATCAAAATCTACTTGTCTAACGGCTATGGGTGTGAATAATGGCATATCTGAATCAGAGAAGATTCTTGCTGATGAAGTTGAGCATTTAAGGGCTGAG GTTAATAACCTTGAAAAGCAGTGCCAAATGAAAAGCAAGAAGATATATGAATATCAGCTACAGATTGAAGGAACTTGGTTAATAGCAAGGGAGGAGGCTGCTAAACGTAAAGATGCGAAGGAAGTTATTAGAGCTTTAAAAGCAAGA CTACAGGTTATGTTGGGGAAACATTCTACTGTAAGAGAAGCAAACACTTTTCCTGTGCTGGCTAATGGAGCTGATGTGCATCTGCCTCATACTCCAACCTGTGCAGATATTCCAGATTTAGCTGTTATGGACCCCCTGTTGGTTACCAATCAATTGCCTCCTGAAGTTGTAGTGCCTAGGGACAGGGTAAATGGCCCATGCTCACCTATATCATCTTGTGAGACCCTATCTATTATGTGTGCGAGGGACCTGTGTAACAGCTGCACTAGACCGGTGGATGATTCACATTTTGCAATCACAGATTCTAGACAAACGATCACTAAGACAGAGTGGGTAGAGCAAGATGAACCTGGTGTGTATATCACATTGATGAGTTTACCGAGTAGACGAAATGGATTAAAGCGGGTGAGATTCAG TCGGAAGAGATACAATAAAAAAGAAGCTGAGCAATGGTGGAAGGAGAATCAATTAAGAGTATATGGAAAATACGACATCGAAAGTCATATCAGTCCGAGCACAAAAACGATGGAAATTTGA